The genomic interval GTTCGGTCGCAAAGCGTACAGTCTCCTCCATCTCTTCTTCCGTCTCGGTGGGGAAACCGATTATGAAAAAGCCGAGAATCTTTATTTTCGTATTCTCCTTTACTATCCCGATCTGACGCATGATCTTTTCGCGCGTCAGCCCCTTCCCGACCTTCTTGAGTATCCTGTCACTCCCAGACTCGATGCCGACCGCTATGTAGCGGCAACCTGCCTTATACATGAGCGAGATTGTCTCAGCATCTACGCCGTTCAGATGGAGACCCTGCGGACAGCTCCACTCTACCTCTATCTTCTCGTCGATTATTCTCCTGCAAAGCTCCGCGGTGTACTCCCTGTTCGTGAGGAAGTTGTCGTCCACGAATTCGATAGACCTCACGCCGTATTCGCCCACGAGCATCTTCATCTCTTTTATGATGTTGTCTATCTTCCTGAAGCGAACCTTCCTACCGAGGAACTTGAAGCTGCTGCAGAACGAACACCTGAAAGGGCATCCCCTGCTCGATACTATATGCGCCACCGGCCAGCCGGTCGTATAAAACGAGTATGGTTCGCGCGACGAATAATCGCCCGGTTTCACAAGCGACCAATCGGGGAGACCGTGGAAATCCATGTCGACCTCGAAATCCGGCTCGTTGTGAAAAATCCGCTCGCCGTCGCGCCATATGAGACCGAACACCTCTTCCTTGCCGGGCTTGCCGCTAGCGATATTCCTTACGAACATCGGAAACGACCGGATCGCCTCTCCGGCAATACCGTAGTCGAGATCCGGGAGATCCTCCATAACCTCTTCCGGAGCAAGTACCGAAACATGCGGCCCCCCCGCCAGCGTGATGGTTTCAGGAGAGCGTTGCTTTACATGTTTAATGCACTCGGCGGCGGAAGCGAGATGAAGGCTGAAAATCTTGAAGCCTACGATGTCGAACGGCTCCCTTTCGTATATGAAATCCCTGAAATCACTTACGGAGTAATTCCTGTTAATGCAGTCGAGCACTTCTATTTCGTACCTAATGCCGTAAGGAGCGAGTGAACGGAGCGAACCGGCCAGGTAGGCTACAGCCAGCTCGGGGGACCATTGGGCCATTGCCGGGGCTGGCGGTATTACCAGCAGTATCCTTTTAATGCCATAGGTGGGGCTTGAACCTGCAGTCGGAGAGCTACTTGGATAAATTCTACCTGCTTCTACGGTCATGCACTCTCCAATAATCCCAAATAATGGCAACTCTCAAGAACTGAAAAT from Nitrospinota bacterium carries:
- a CDS encoding B12-binding domain-containing radical SAM protein, with protein sequence MTVEAGRIYPSSSPTAGSSPTYGIKRILLVIPPAPAMAQWSPELAVAYLAGSLRSLAPYGIRYEIEVLDCINRNYSVSDFRDFIYEREPFDIVGFKIFSLHLASAAECIKHVKQRSPETITLAGGPHVSVLAPEEVMEDLPDLDYGIAGEAIRSFPMFVRNIASGKPGKEEVFGLIWRDGERIFHNEPDFEVDMDFHGLPDWSLVKPGDYSSREPYSFYTTGWPVAHIVSSRGCPFRCSFCSSFKFLGRKVRFRKIDNIIKEMKMLVGEYGVRSIEFVDDNFLTNREYTAELCRRIIDEKIEVEWSCPQGLHLNGVDAETISLMYKAGCRYIAVGIESGSDRILKKVGKGLTREKIMRQIGIVKENTKIKILGFFIIGFPTETEEEMEETVRFATELPIDLASFSVYVFLPGTSDSEELLREHPEYWNVIRNLPNLYQWSEHKAVEGTSPMHSLPVRKLNAIKQKAHRRFFLRPKVIMKIMMELNSIMKLKIMLRWLRVHFF